Genomic DNA from Nicotiana tabacum cultivar K326 chromosome 21, ASM71507v2, whole genome shotgun sequence:
caaaactgaaacttaaactaataaaatttaaatgagtagaagacatccttataattccaaacttcatttacttgccatgttgaagcttttcatgacataaATTTACAGATATGTAATTGATGGGTGCTTGAGGAAGcttgaggaggaagaagaagataggagggtggcGGATAATTTtgcaatttttagggttttcttcattttgttttgttttgttttttctgtaaaatgtaagacaaaatgggtttgggtcttttgagttatggactgggtcgacccagttcgaaatggactaggtcgtagggaagattgggccatttttgggcctgtggcttgaaattgaagaagaggcctaattccgactttctttatattttcgctctcttttcttcttttatttcttctaaaactaatttataaaaatacttaaactattattaagaattaaattaagttataaaagcgcaaattaactcccaataacaattaacacacaattaagtaataattaagcataaaattgtatatttggacattaaatgctaaaaatgcaaacgatgcctatttttgtaatttttaatttttgtaaaaaaaatttaattactaacaattttagaattaaatcctacatgcaaaaggcgacatatttttgtattttttattaatttagcaaataaacacgcacagacaaatacaaataattattcaaaatatcacaaaatatcacaaaattgcacaccaaagaaaaatcattttatttttggattttttgggagtaattctcatattgggcaaaaatcacgtgcttacatacACTTTTTGTAAATGAGAATTACCTTACAcaattaggggtcgtttggtaggaggtattagaaaaaataatgcaagcattagctctatgcattactaataccttgtttggtctattttttcaacttgtgtataactaatacaagtactagttatacatcatacttggtattatcctatgtataagtaatgcatagaaaaccatggcattagtaataccaaggctattaattgcatgcattagtatggttaaagacaaaattatccttaaagtcccttaaaactagagaatatggagggtatttttgtaaacaactatttttcttaataattatgcaatgcattataattttaatacaccacaccaaacagtagataagaaataatatttgcataactaatgcttgcattactaatatatgcattactaatacaccttattccgcaATATTCTTATActccctaccaaacgaccccttaactTTTCCAGAATGTGCCTAAGATTACACCATTTTTTGTGGTAACCAGTTTTTCAAATTATATATAATATCATACACCAATAAATTAAATCATGATACGTGTCATAACTCAAGAAAAAAAACACTTAATTTACACCCTAATTAAGaattctttcttaaaaaaaaaaggaaaaaataaatggATTCCCCTCCTTAACCCATCTCTCATCATATTAACTGTGACGCAAAATAAATGCATTGTTTTAGCAGATGTGGAAAAGAGAAAGGTGAGTGTCGCGCAGATCTAGAAACAAAATttaaatgaacaagaaagagctaAATTATGAAGAAAGAAAAATGGAGGAATCAGCCATTAATTTTAACAGTTATTTCAGTCAAACTTGGAGGAGATGAATAGTAGATTTAGAATTTGGATTTAGCtctaaaattattttagtatTTCAGAGCTTAATCTATAAACAAAACTTAGTAAGCACAGTTACATCTGAAGCGTTTTAGGGAGGAGGAAAACAGGTCGGGTCGCAGGGTGTGGAAGATGAcctaattaaaaatagaaaatcaagaaatgacttttaaaaaatttaaaagttaaaaaggcTGGACACGTGGCATTTAACTAATGATTCAGTATCCAAAAAATTTACATTCACTCGCCTCTTTTAGGTGTGAAATACGCGTGTGTCAGCGGTAAAAAGTGGTGTGCCTTAGGCACACCTTGCAAAGGTGAGTGTGTAAGGTAATTTTCGTCTACAAAAAATGTGTAACAAGAATTAGTGCATATATAGTTCAGGGAGTAACTTACGTATTTTGCCTTATTTGATGAATACAACATTtgaatagattgtatcgtttgacatcgtttcataatgtcacgcaccaacaatatgaagaataaacttgcaatattactaAGAATAAATAGGATACGaaatataattattatataaaaaagtagggtaaaggataaaatataattaaatataataaaaaagggTAAGATGAGAGAAAAAGGTAAGGTAACGACAACACTACACCATGTCGATTGTTGCATAAAGTTGCACTTTTCATTATTACGTAACgatggatttaacgatacgatacaataaaagtCAAGTAACAACCAAAAGaatcattgtatttaaagtaataaTACGGTACATTACAATATGTACATAGCAACGTTTTATCTTTTACAAATTAGGGTAATGAAATTTTGTAGAATTTCATTCTTTCCGTGTTAGGTATGCCAATATAAATTATCATCATATTGGTAACTGGAAAGATCGGTAAGGTACGTATAAGGCGTAAGAATACCCTTTATGGTGTTAAATCTTTTGGGAAAAACCGTATTAACTTGGCACAACGCGAACAATTTTACACAATATTAATATTAGTATTTGAGCTGGTTGAACCCAACATTCCACATGTGATATTAGTAATTAATGTTGATGAGACTCGTTGTGACATCGAGATAGTACTACTTGTACTCTTACAAACGACAATGATGTATATAATTAAACTTTGGGATGGTAACAAAAGGTGGAACCTATTGTCACGATTCGGATTCCCCatccttgggagtcgtgatgtcacctactaatacgagctaggcaagccaattaattgcacaatttaccttttcatccattttatattcattaacaattGCGAAGTAATAACATTTAAGCAGCCGGatttaacataagcggaagaaaaataataagctatatgaacatgaatatctaatacaactgtttgagtctcgactacccagaactggtgtcacagtttcacagacggtttAAGAAtgctacaaataaaggtctgaaagaattgAATAAAACACTGTCCAATTCCCGCTCACCGAGCATGAATGCCAAATCATAGGCGATATTGGAAGCATCGAACTttcatcgaacttcctccgagtctgtgggagtccaacaatgaaatccatagtgatccgctcccacttccacttgggaagctcaatcctctgaaacaatccaccaggcctctaatgctcgtacttaacctgctgacaattcaaacaccgagccacatatgcaacaatatccttcttcattctccaccaccaataatgttgccgcaaatcctgatacatcttcgcggtgcctggatgaatagagtaccgggaactatgggcctcctctaaaataaactctcggagcccatccacattaggcacacaaactcgaccctgcaatctcaaaactttATCACCACCTatggtaacctgcttggcacctccgtgctgcaccgtgtctctaaggacacacaaatggggatcatcatactgccgatctcagatacgctccaataatgaagaacgagcgactgtgcaagctaacacacggctgggctcagaaacatccaacctcatgaactgattggccaaagcctgaacatccaaagcaagtggtctctgaccgatataagcaagactgttcatgctggctgacttcctactcaaagcatcggccaccacattgacctttaccggatgatataagatggtgatatcataatctttcaacaactccaatcaccttctctgcctcaaattcaactccttttgcttgaacaaatactgaagactcttgtgatccgtgaacacctcacatgccacgctatacagataatgcctccaaatcataaatgcgtgaacaatggttaccaactccaaatcatgaaccggatagttcttctcatgaatctttaacaACCGTGAAgtataggcaatgaccttgccatcctgcatcaacactacaccaagtccaatacgagatgcaccacaatagactgtataaggccctgaacctgtgggcaataccaacacaggtgccgtagtcaaagctgtcttgagcttctgaaatctcgcctCGCACTTATCcgaccatctaaactgggcacccttctgggtcaatttggtcgtcggggttgcgatagatgaaaacccctccacgaactgatgatagtagcctgccaaccttaagaaactccgaatctctgtagctgatgctggtctaggccaattcttgactgcctcaatcttcttcgaatcaacctgaataccctctgctgatacaacatgacccagaaatgcaactgaacttaaccagaactcacacttcaagaacttagcatataactgactatcccttaaagtctgaagaaccactctaagatgatACTCGTACTCCTCCCGGCTGcgagaatagatcaaaatatcatcaataagactatcacgaatgaatccaaataaggcccgAACACtcagtttatcaaatccataaaagttgctggggcatttgtcaacctgaatgatatcaccaagaattcataatgctcgtaccgagtgtggaaagctgtcttaggaacatcggatgccctaatcctcaactgatgctagccagatctcaagtcaatctttgaaaataccttggcaccctgaagctgatcaaacaaatcatcaattctcggtaatagatacttattcttgattctAACCATGTTCAACTgtcagtaatcaatacacattcttatcgatctgtccttcttcttaacaaacaacactggtgcaccccaaggcaaaacacttggcctaatgaaacccttctcaagcaagtcttgcatctgctccttcaactctttcaactccggcaggGCTATACGATACGACAAAAtataaatgggctaagtgcccagagccaaatcaatacaaaagtcaatatccctgccgggtggcatacccggcaggtctgaaggaaaaacctcagggaactcacgaacaatgggaatagaatcaatagaaggaacctcagcactagaatcacgtacatatgccaaacaccccttctcgaccatacaccgagccttcacataagagataacactacgattagaatgactaggagtccctctccactctaaatgaggcaaacccggcaaagctaaggtcacagtcttggcatgccagtccaagatagcatggtaaggtgataaccagtccatcccctatatgacatcaaatcaaccatgtccagaagaagcaaatctacacgagtcttaagacctccaatcaccactatacatgaacaatggacatgatccaccacaatagaatcactcaccaatgtagacacataaataggggcactcaaagaatcactaggcatgaccagatacggtgcaaaataaaatcgaagcttctctaccacaaaccagaacaatacctacacctccacctctaatacctttacctccacctctagcatctctacctccacctctaatacctctgcctctacctctaatacctccAACTCCACCTACAACTAACTGAGCGGGCtggacgagtccctcaatgaacctcctcactctctctcacagtgggaagtatgataagagcatgacgagccaagtcgatgaatctgatctcgtactgagtaacagtcatagaaccctactggagatgctcaaatTGCCTCCGATAGACCTCTctttgagtgatggggagaaCTTCTTCAGAAATAACTGCGTGAACTGTTCTCAAGTCAAAACTGATGACCTAACTGGTATAGCCTATCAATAATCCCTCCAACAGgtcttggcggatctagacaagcgaaaagtagcaaaatcgaccccattggtatccacaatccccatgttcctaagaacctcatgacaactatctagatagtcttggggatcctcagaagatgcaccgctgaaagtagtggtgaagagcttggtgaaacttatccaacctccacaaagtgTCGGcaaacatagctgctccatcaccggtttgAGCTACTGTTCGGCTGTAGAAGCGGTACATGACCTCGCCATtcgcgaaaggacaagagtaggggtttcaatttagcactgagagaacaaaatcgcaccaTATGAATGaatgaatgtgaagtttcctaactctgtagcctctggggataaatacagacgtttcctaccgatccctcagactctactaagcttgtctgtgaactgtgagacccatgtaatctagagctctgataccaacttgtcacgatccggattccccaccctcgggagtcgtgatggtgcctactaatacGAGCTAGGCAAGCTAATTAATTGCACAATTTACCTTTTCActcattttatattcattaacaattGCGAAGTAATAATATTTAAGCAGCAGAatttaacataagcggaagaaaaacaataagctaTCTGAACATGAAATCTAATAAAATTGTTTGAGTCTCCACTACCCAGAACTGATGTCACAGTTTCACAAATGGtttaagaatactacaaataaaggtctgaaagaattaaATACACCACTGTCTCTAGAAATACATGTAAGAAACAGAAAGTAGATGGAAGGAGACGCAAAGGCCTACAGATgcctgcagggctacctcgggtcgcctgatgaacaagaatcagCAATCTCAATGTGGTGcgaagtctacaacactaggGTCTGCACAAAATAGTACacagtgtagtatcagcacaaccaaccccatatgctggtaagtgcctagcctaacctcggcgaagtagtgacgaggctaggaccaaaccaCCAAATAAACcagtgcagttatataatatacaacgggaagtaaacagaaataaacaagtaaagatgggaggggaaaacatgctttggggaataacaagtaaaaacagaatatcaagagaattattaagggatcaaaatccaaccactaacatgaataaggaaaacaaaggcagatttcactttcttttcacatcttgttgcaggtgtgcaacccgatcccatttcgtGTATCTCGTGGtagacgtaccacccgctcccatttcgctatatcttgtggtaggcataccacccgctacCATCTCATCATATctttgttgcgacgtgcaacccgatccatatataatattattgcagtgtgcaacctgatccacatataatattgttgcggcgtgcaaccccatctacatataatattgttgcagcgtgcaacccgatcaatatATAATagtgttgcagcgtgcaacccgatccatatataatattattgcggcgtgcaacctgatccatatataatattgttgcggcatgcaactcgatccatatataatatttacaattataacGAAAGTCCtgacaagggatcaataaggtctacactatcccggcaagggattcgataacataagtaaatacgtcccgacaagggagaaacagctataaccaaacttgttacaacatctaactacctcagctataatcaaacttattacaacatctaactacctcagctacgaccaaacttgttccaacatctaactacctcaactataactcaactagttccaacatctaactacctcagctataatcaaacttgttccacgagaataaccataatccttactcaacacaaagaatcatcagCCTAAGCATCCGTAATATCCATTAAGAACACAATTCCAGGGAACCACAACAAAACAATAGCCCGGTAAGGGGGCGACATAATAATCTCtcctctttctcacttttacttcacaattcactatacaactcgagccaatgctcgagaggttcaattatcacttatactttcataattcgttatacaactagagccaacgctcctcaatgttcataggtcacaattctttccacaacttcaCACaaaaaatagaaatcttcaccaaggcatgaataatacaacgaagtcatgagaATCACAATATGAGACTCACGgttatgcttgacaccaatgtatagatactcgtcaccattcctatacgtcgtactcaataacaaataaatagcaaataggacacaactcctaatccctcaagctaaggttagaccaaacacttatctcgatgccacgaacacaattcacgattcaattatagctttaccccttgattctaccactaattcgctcgtatctagtcacaagttacttaattacatcaataaatgccaaataaattaatttgaatgcataaaaatgagttttccaaagttttgcccaaaagacaaaaatcgccccgggcccacatggtcaaaactagaggttcgaaccaaacctcgattacccattcccccacgaactcaaatatataatttatttttaaatcggacctcaaatcgaggtccaaatccctaattttttaaaaacccaaaacacccaattccccccatgaaaatcattgattttaagttgaaattatgttaaaagatgttaataattgaaggaaatgagttaaaattaacttacaatcgatttggaagaagagttgttcttgaaaaatttcccaaaggagtttgtgttttgaaaagatgtgaaaaatgagtttaaaatcgtctaagtataaagttCCAGGAACGGGAAATGCAAAcaggggttcacaattgcgaaccccgacctctacTAACTTGGGAATTGCAaaacagggttcgcatttgcgatctagcCTTTGCATTTGTGAGCTCGCATTTGAGAGccatgcgaagcctgcaggcctgggCACACCAGCTAAAATTATGCAATTTTTTTCTAAGTTCCaaatgcaccccgtggcctatccaaaactcacccgagccctcgtgaCTCCAAATCAAATATacaaacaacctcaaaaatatcctacgggcttattcgtgtactcatatcaccaaaataatatcagAAACATTGAATTAAActtcaatatcaatgaaatttatcaaaacttcttgaacatcaaattttgcatttaaggtccgaatcacgtcaaacggattccgtttcttaccaaacttccaagattcatcttaaatcatatacaagacctgtaccaggtgccggaatcaaaatacgggcccgataccaatatgttctaatcaaaattcatttccaaactttataaacaatttcagaaaataattttcttcaaaaattcatttctcaagattgggacctcaaaattcgatttcgggcatacgaccaagtcccatattttcctacgaaccctccgggatCGTCCAATCATGGATCtaggtctgtttacccaaaacgttgaccgaagtcaaattaattcattttatagtaaaaaattatcattttcacagatttcacatataggctttccaTCTACGTGCCCAGactatgcacacaaatcgaggtgatgctaaaagaggtttttaaggtctcaaaatgtaaaatttcattttaaaataagtgatgacctttcgggtcatcacacctATACACATGGGCAGAGCCACAATGTTAGATGCGGGTTTGGCTGAATCCAGTAGTTTTTGTTCAAACACTATATTTTCCTTGAAAGTTTAtatattgaatatgtataaactATTAATTTCGAACTCACTAACTTAAAATAACTATAATCTTGAGCCTATAAACTTCAAATATTGGCTCCATCTccacctgtaacgacccgaccagtcattttgaaaGTATTATCCTTGTTTTCCAATTTACTGCTCATCTTACACTTGATAGCTattatgtgactttccgggatAGTCGGTTCGGATCCAGAgggatttcagaatgaattgaggcACTTACTATCaaggttggaagtttaagttgaaatggttgaccggatgttgacttatatgtaaatgacttcggaatggagttttgatggttcctctATATCCGTTGGGTTAATTTGAACTTatgagcgtgttcggattgtgatttggaggtccgtaattgAATTGAGCTTGAAATGGATAAAGTTGGAttattggaaagtttgatcgagagtgaattttttgatatcgggatcagattggtgtttcggaagttggagtagatccgtaATGTCTAATGTGACTTGTGCAATTTGGGctcaatcagacatgatttgatgggtttcagcatcgaatgtagaagtttgaagttcttaagttcattaagcttgaattggggtgcgattcatatttttagcatttgtttgatatgatttgaagtctcaactaagttcatatgatattaggacttgttggtatttttggttgaggtcccgggggcctcgagtgtgattCAGATTATTTtcggatttatttttggactttgaggATTTCTGTTGCTGGGCTGTTTCTGGTTTCATGGCACCTGCGGCTATGGGATTGGCAGTAGGTGCGGACTTGCATAAGCGAGAAGTGTGTTGCAGATGCGGAGATGGCCTTGTCCAGCAGTGGTCGCAGAAGCATAACATTGTCCGCAGAAGCACGGTCGCTTTTGCGATGGCAGGGGCGCAGAAGCGcatttggtcgcaggtgcgatccttGTTCTGCAGGAGCAGTCTCGCAAATGCGGATCCttgcccgcagaagcggaagcctTGGACTTAAGTGTTTTTTGCACCTGTGATAGTTTGTCCACAGGTGCGACATCGCAAAAGCGAATCTTGGGCCGCAGATTGTGGTTTGCCTGGGCAGAAAAAGGGGAAGaacgagggtttgatctcatttttattttgggatcttgagagctcggatttgggagaGAAtttaagggattttcagagaaaatatttGGGTATGGATTCTTGACCCATTTTTAATTATATTCCACTATATATCGTTAATTTCGtcatttaattgaggatttgggtTGTAAAACTGGGGAAAAAAGTGTGAGGTTCTTAGACCAAATTTGAGACTTTGATCGAagttttgttatcggatttgagtattTTTGGTATGCGTGAACTTGTGGttgaacgggtgttcggattttatgacttttacccgattacgAGATGTGagcccgagttgactttttggggcgattttctaatttcttgttaaagtcttgatttcattaattagattagtttcttatagttatatttatagtatgaaattgcttttggctagatttgggccattcggagtcggaaagtcgaggaaaaggcattcttattgactgattgagcttggcatgaggtaagtgacttgcctaaccttgtgtgggataaatccccttaggatttggtactgttgtaataatttgtgatatatgagtgccgtgtacgtgaggtgacgagtgtatacacgggctaaatattgaAAATCTAGTCTTTCCTAAGTAGTAACCTGTTATTATCTTAAATGAGTTATCCCAACATGTGTGGTTATCACgtttagcctaatatcgcatgCATACGTGACTTAATTCTTACTTGAAATTTGTGCACCATACTTAGTTGAATTCctgtttttccttgatttttgtaTTTAATCTTTAACTGTATGATACCTTGCTGTGAATTCGTTGTTCCATCGGTTACgagctgtgtatttacttttgggactacgaggcagtatcTTGGGAGCTCCCctgttacatatttacttttgggactacaaggcggtaccttgggagagcCCATATTGTTTACCCTTATATGATGTTTGGTTGCTTTTCTGTAATTTCTCACTATTAAATtctcagtctttttattttatttatatatcttGTACCTTAATTATTATATTTCAGTATGGCCCTgacatgacctcgtcactactctaccgaggttaggcttgtcacttactgggtaccgttgtggtgtactcatactactcttctacacatcttttgtgcagatccggtACCTCCTACCGGCCCCGATATCCGTGAGCAGTgagtacgtggagacttcaaggtatatcttccagcgtccgcagacctcggagtctccctgtacatttactaTGTTGTCTTTCCTTATTCCTCTTAGATGATGATGTATAGAGATAGTTAGTACATTCCTTAGAGTTTGTGGCTTGTGACTACCGAGTTTTGGAAGTTATTTATATTTAGAGTTATTGGTTTTACTTGTACATGCCGATCGGTAGTTTTCAGTATTATATATCTGTTGAAGTATAGTCGTTATTTCTGTTATTATTTAAGTTATTATGCAATAGTTAGACTTACATactcttagaaactaggtgccatcacgacatcttacggaagaaaatttgggtcgtgacaccgccTATATACATTAATGTGTAAAATCAATAATAAAGATTGTCCCACAATATATTTAATTTCAATATCCTTATTTAACTTTTTTATGCTTCGCACAACATTTAATAGAACGGGGAAGCCCAATAATTGACTAAATTATTAACCAAGTCCGATCTACTTAATTACTAGTATAGGTCTATAAATACGATCTTCGAAGAAGGAAACAAAGCATCAATATTCACTCTTTCTATCTTACATCTTTAGCAAAAGTATCGTTAAGATGGCGTCCTTTAAGCAAGCTTTTCTCTTGATTGCTATCTTTGTTGCAATCACAGGTACAAAACTTTACCACTATTCTCTCCTTTTATAATAATTATACATATATGTAAATCAATGTGTAAGTTTTTGCGTATATTATTGAAGAATTATCTTACATAGCGTCCATCTAaccatataaattaaaaatagtcggctgatgtataatatatgtattattcATGCATGTATAATGTGTATAGAAGTGCATATATAACCAATGTATAAATCTATGTATACCAAAAAAGGCAGCTCGGGCATCCCGCACGCAGGGTACGAGGAAGGACCGTACCCCAAGAGGTCTGATGTTGACAACCTACCCCAATGCATGTATTAATGATTTTTTCCACGGTTCGAATTTGTGATCTGTAAATCACATGGACACAACTTTACTGTTGctccaaagaaaaataaatagtaaATCCGGCCGGCCATATGCATGTGTAAAGATCACATTATTATTCCTAATCTTTGTTATGTTTTCAACAATGTGCAGTTAATCTCTCTGGATCTCCTAAGATGCAAGTGATGGCTTTACGAGACTTACCCGAAGATGTTGCAATGATGAAAGATAAATTACTTCCATTAGGTGATATAGTAACATGCTTGAAATACTGCAATGTCGAAAGCGATTGCAGTGATGGTTGGCTTTGCTACAATTGTGTT
This window encodes:
- the LOC107771482 gene encoding fruit-specific protein-like yields the protein MASFKQAFLLIAIFVAITVNLSGSPKMQVMALRDLPEDVAMMKDKLLPLGDIVTCLKYCNVESDCSDGWLCYNCVPSAFEGWRSQCDKLTATGEGYFGTILRAKHNKI